The DNA window GCGGGTGAGCGGGAAGTTGTCGGCCTCGCTCAGCGTTTCAAGGCGAATGACCTCTGCTCCGGCGGGAAGCCCGAGGGCGTCGGAGACGCGGGCAGGGGCCTTCTCCACCCGGTGCGTCAGGAGCCGCGAGCGGCGGGCGCTGACCTGCCCCTGGAGGCCGGCCGAAAAGCGCGTGCGGGACGAGATCGGAAAGGAGAGCTTCTTGCGCTTGGCGACAAAGGTTCCCCGTCCCTGCTCGGCGCGTAGCAGTCCCTCCTGCATCAGCGCGGCAATAGCCGTGCGCACCGTATGGCGGTTGACGCCGTAGAGGGCGGCAAGTTCTACCTCCGGCGGCAGGCGGCCATCGCCGCCGAGCGTTCCATTGGCGATGCCGAGACGGATCCTGTCCGCGATCTGTCGCCAGAGCGAAATTCCGTTGCGGCGTTCCACGTCTACACTGCGGGGGCGTCCGGAAATTTTAGCCACGTCGTCATAACTCCGTCACAAACTCCTCATACCAATAGAGAATATTCATCTAGTTGTCTAGATAAATAGATAAATTTGAGCGGAAAATTCTCTCCGCAAAAGACTGCAAGAGGCAAGGTCGCATGACGTCAGGAGAGGTCCACGAACAGGAGCGCCGCAAGGCGGCGATGGCTGTCTTGGCGCACGCATCGGGCGAGGACATTGTCCGCCTGATGGCAACCTCCGGACTGCCGCTGGACGCCGAGATGCTGCGCGGACCGGAATGCGGTCTCGTGACCGTGCGCGGACGCATCGGCGGCGGCGGTGCGCCCTTCAATGTCGGCGAGGCCAGCGTCACGCGGGCAACCGCCCGGGTTGCCTCGGGCGTTGTCGGCCATGCCTATGCCCTCGGCCGCGACAAGGAAAAGGCGCGGCTGGCCGCCATTGCCGACGCGCTCTGGCAGGAACCGGAGCATCAGGAAACCCTGGAGGCGAAGGTGCTCGCGCCGCTCCGGCAGGGACTTGACCAGGCGCGGGACGTGAAGCGCGCCGAAACGGCCGCCACGAAGGTCGATTTCTTCACCATGGTGCGGGGGGAGGACTGATGGAAACGCTCGCTCGGTCTCTGGAAGGCGGCTTCGCCAATCTGGTCTTCGACGCCCAGTCGATCTTTCGCGCGGTGATGGACGCCATGGCAAGGCCGGGCCGGGTCAACCCGGTGAGTGACCTCGCGCATCCGCCCAAACCGCTGGCCGCGGCCGCGGGTGCAGTCATCCTCGCGCTCTGCGATCAGGACACTTCGGTCTGGCTGGCCCCCGATCTCGCCGCGAGCGAGGCTGTGAAGGCATGGATCGGCTTTCATGCCGGCACTCCTCTGGTCGCACGATCCCAGGAGGCCGCCTTCGCGATCTGCGCCGGTGGCGGCCATCTTCCCGTTCTCGACAGCTTCAAGCAGGGCGAACAGGATTATCCCGACCGCTCCACCACGCTGG is part of the Hartmannibacter diazotrophicus genome and encodes:
- the phnF gene encoding phosphonate metabolism transcriptional regulator PhnF — encoded protein: MSGRPRSVDVERRNGISLWRQIADRIRLGIANGTLGGDGRLPPEVELAALYGVNRHTVRTAIAALMQEGLLRAEQGRGTFVAKRKKLSFPISSRTRFSAGLQGQVSARRSRLLTHRVEKAPARVSDALGLPAGAEVIRLETLSEADNFPLTRSTAWFDAERFSGFAEAFAELGSITLSYRRYGIEDYLRRSTVISARHADVDDLEDLRLAPGAIVLVAVAINVDLDGRPIQFAETRFAADRVELSIAIDDVVP
- the phnG gene encoding phosphonate C-P lyase system protein PhnG, whose protein sequence is MTSGEVHEQERRKAAMAVLAHASGEDIVRLMATSGLPLDAEMLRGPECGLVTVRGRIGGGGAPFNVGEASVTRATARVASGVVGHAYALGRDKEKARLAAIADALWQEPEHQETLEAKVLAPLRQGLDQARDVKRAETAATKVDFFTMVRGED
- the phnH gene encoding phosphonate C-P lyase system protein PhnH, which encodes METLARSLEGGFANLVFDAQSIFRAVMDAMARPGRVNPVSDLAHPPKPLAAAAGAVILALCDQDTSVWLAPDLAASEAVKAWIGFHAGTPLVARSQEAAFAICAGGGHLPVLDSFKQGEQDYPDRSTTLVMQVESLTGGAELRLEGPGIESFETLASRGLPEQFVDQWRWNNKRFPRGVDVILAAPEGIACLPRTTRITAKEA